The Diadema setosum chromosome 12, eeDiaSeto1, whole genome shotgun sequence genome has a segment encoding these proteins:
- the LOC140235630 gene encoding RNA polymerase-associated protein CTR9 homolog, with the protein MVLSSGPRFVEIPLRDTDEVIELDLEQLPDGEEVLTILKSENAPLKTWLELGLEYYKRGNVEDFVKIFASWQADANLDYIGNEKDQMTALDTLAAYYVQQARKEKNKDSKKDLFTQATLLYTMADRIVMYDQNHLLGRACFFLLEGDKMDQADAQFNFVLNQSPNNIPALLGKACISFNKKDWRGALAYYKKALRTNPNCPAAVRLGMGHCFVRLGKPDKARLAFERALQLDPRCVGAIVGLAILEANGKAPDSIRKGVQLLSRAYTIDSSNPMVLNHLANHFFFKKDYTKVQHLALHALHGTENEAIQAESCYQLARSFHVQGDYDQAFQYYYQATTYATPNFVLPHFGLGQMYIHRRDSENAAQCFEKVLKAQPGNYETMKILGSLYAGSKEEEKREIAKGHLQKVVEQFPDDVEAWIELAQILEITDVQAALSAYGTATRILKDKVQADVPPEILNNVGALHYRLGNIQEAKRYYEASLEHSRRESQHDEMYYNAISVTTTYNLARLHEMMFNMEHAAKLYKDILREHPNYVDCYLRLGCMARERGQIYEASDWFKEALQINQDHPDAWSLIGNLHLGKQEWGPGQKKFERILKQPATQNDTYSLLALGNVWLQTLYQPTRDKEKEKRHQDRAMARYKQVLRNDSRNIYAANGIGCILAMKGYIREARDVFSQVREATADVSDVWLNLAHIYVEQRQYISAIQMYENCIKKFFKYHNTEVLSYLARAYFKTGKLKECKMTLLKAKRVSPHDTLIQYNLSLVLQRIAMYVLRDEKSNLKTVLGAVSELKTAQRNFQYLSKSGDRMKFDLAQAGMEAKQCADLLSQAQYHVQRARHQDEEERALREKQEKEREALRLKQEEEMMARKQEEENRLKALMEKRAEFIEKTKNILTLPDIVETERKPKGGRKGKRGKNTGEIYSEGSGSEGDDEEPRPKKKRKKQKGGSEDEGEGSERPRKKRRPRKKERLAGSDDEDGDEERPRKRKREKKEKSGKMKRMKELKMMEKEVPGKFKSKAILSSTDSDSDRERLQISETQMDSGSGSGSGGSEDEEQEERKPKSGRIKRRMVSDSESEQSGSDEGGAPQSPAKQDADEEEEEEQEVEGEEEEEEEVARSESDGGQRSPVESDGGQRSEQEESD; encoded by the exons ATGGTGCTGTCAAGCGGCCCGAGGTTTGTGGAAATCCCTCTTCGGGATACTGATGAG GTGATTGAGCTTGACCTTGAACAGCTGCCTGATGGTGAAGAAGTCCTGACCATCTTGAAGTCTGAGAATGCTCCCTTGAAGACATGGCTAGAATTAGGG CTGGAGTACTACAAACGAGGCAATGTAGAGGACTTTGTGAAGATCTTTGCCTCTTGGCAGGCCGACGCCAACCTGGACTACATCGGCAACGAGAAGGACCAGATGACCGCGCTGGACACTCTGGCCGCCTACTACGTCCAGCAGGCCAGGAAGGAGAAGAACAAGGACTCCAAGAAGGACTTGTTCACCCAGGCCACCCTCCTCTACACCATGGCAGACAGAATCGTGATGTATGACCAG AATCATCTGCTGGGGAGAGCCTGCTTCTTCCTGCTAGAAGGAGACAAGATGGACCAGGCCGATGCCCAGTTTAACTTTGTCCTCAACCAGTCCCCTAACAACATTCCAGCTCTCTTGG GTAAAGCCTGCATCTCCTTCAACAAGAAAGACTGGAGGGGAGCCCTGGCCTACTACAAGAAGGCCCTTCGCACAAACCCAAATTGCCCAG CTGCGGTTCGCCTGGGCATGGGCCATTGCTTCGTACGTTTGGGCAAGCCAGACAAAGCTCGGCTGGCGTTTGAGAGGGCGCTGCAACTTGACCCGCGGTGCGTAGGGGCCATCGTGGGACTGGCCATCTTGGAGGCCAACGGCAAGGCTCCAGACTCCATTCGCAAGGGAGTCCAGCTCCTAAGCCGGGCCTACACCATCGACTCCTCCAACCCCATGGTCCTCAACCACCTCGCCAACCATTTCTTCTTCAAGAAG GACTACACTAAGGTACAGCACTTGGCTCTCCACGCCCTCCATGGCACAGAGAATGAAGCCATTCAGGCTGAGAGCTGCTACCAGCTGGCCAGGTCCTTCCATGTCCAG GGTGACTACGACCAAGCCTTCCAGTACTACTACCAGGCAACAACATATGCCACGCCCAACTTTGTCCTACCCCACTTTGGTCTCGGCCAGATGTACATCCACAGGAGGGACAGTGAGAAC GCTGCCCAGTGCTTTGAGAAAGTCCTGAAAGCCCAGCCAGGAAACTATGAGACCATGAAGATCCTTGGGTCACTCTATGCTGGCTCCAAGGAGGAAGAGAAGCGGGAGATTGCCAAGGGTCACCTCCAGAAGGTCGTGGAGCAGTTCCCCGACGACGTGGAGGCGTGGATCGAGCTGGCGCAGATTCTGGAGATCACCGACGTCCAG GCTGCACTGTCAGCCTATGGCACAGCCACCAGGATCCTGAAGGACAAGGTGCAGGCTGATGTTCCTCCAGAGATCCTCAACAATGTGGGCGCCCTTCATTATCGCCTTGGCAACATACAGGAAGCTAAG CGTTACTATGAGGCATCCCTGGAACACTCGAGGAGAGAGTCACAGCACGATGAAATGTACTACAACGCCATCTCCGTGACAACGACCTACAACCTGGCCAGACTACATGAGATGATGTTTAACATGGAGCACGCCGCCAAGCTCTATAAGGATATCCTGAGGGAGCATCCCAATTACGTAGACT GCTACCTCCGACTTGGCTGCATGGCCAGAGAACGAGGTCAGATTTACGAGGCTTCTGATTGGTTCAAAGAGGCTCTTCAGATCAATCAG GACCACCCTGATGCCTGGTCCCTCATCGGCAACCTCCATCTGGGCAAGCAGGAGTGGGGGCCGGGCCAGAAGAAGTTTGAGCGCATCCTGAAGCAGCCAGCCACCCAGAACGATACCTACTCACTGCTGGCCCTGGGCAACGTCTGGCTGCAGACACTCTACCAGCCCACCAGGGACAAGGAGAAG GAAAAACGTCACCAGGATCGTGCCATGGCCCGTTACAAGCAGGTCCTGAGGAACGACAGCCGGAACATCTACGCCGCCAATGGCATCGGGTGTATCCTGGCCATGAAGGGGTACATCAGAGAGGCCAGGGATGTCTTCTCACAG GTGAGAGAGGCGACCGCCGATGTCTCAGACGTCTGGCTGAACCTGGCACACATTTACGTTGAGCAGAGGCAGTACATCAGTGCCATCCAGATG TATGAGAACTGCATTAAGAAATTCTTCAAGTATCACAACACAGAGGTGCTGAGCTACCTAGCGAGGGCGTACTTCAAGACGGGCAAACTGAAGGAATGCAAGATGACCCTCCTGAAG GCCAAGCGAGTTTCACCCCATGACACACTGATCCAGTACAACCTGTCGCTGGTCCTGCAGCGCATCGCAATGTACGTTTTGCGCGATGAAAAGTCCAACCTCAAGACGGTTCTGGGTGCGGTGTCTGAGCTGAAGACGGCCCAGCGAAACTTCCAGTACCTCAGCAAGTCAGGGGACCGTATGAAGTTTGACTTGGCACAGGCTGGAATGGAGGCTAA GCAATGTGCTGATTTGCTGAGTCAGGCCCAGTACCACGTACAGAGGGCAAGGCATCAGGACGAGGAGGAGAGAGCCCTGAGGGAGAAgcaggagaaggagagagaggcgCTACGCCTCAAGCAGGAGGAAGAGATG ATGGCCAGGAAGCAGGAGGAAGAGAACAGGCTGAAGGCGCTGATGGAGAAACGGGCGGAGTTCATCGAGAAGACCAAAAACATCCTCACTCTGCCCGACATTGTGGAGACTGAAAGGAAACCCAAGGGCGGCCGCAAGGGAAAG CGAGGAAAGAACACGGGAGAGATCTACAGCGAGGGAAGCGGCAGCGAAGGAGACGATGAGGAGCCCCGCCccaagaagaagaggaagaagcagAAGGGCGGAAGTGAGGATGAGGGAGAAGGATCCGAGAGACCCAGGAAGAAGAGGAG gCCTCGCAAGAAGGAGCGCCTGGCCGGCTCAGATGACGAGGATGGGGATGAAGAGCGGCCCCGGAAGCGGAAGcgggagaagaaggagaagagtgGGAAGATGAAGCGGATGAAGGAACTGAAGATGATGGAGAAGGAGGTGCCAGGGAAGTTCAAATCCAAAGCCATCCTCTCCTCCACAGACTCAGACTCGGACAGGGAGAGGCTGCAGATATCAGAGACTCAGATGGACAG TGGCAGTGGCAGTGGCAGTGGGGGCAGTGAGGACGAGGAGCAAGAGGAGAGGAAGCCAAAGTCGGGCCGCATCAAGCGAAGGATGGTCTCCGACTCGGAGAGCGAGCAGTCCGGCTCCGACGAGGGTGGAGCCCCGCAGTCTCCGGCCAAGCAGGATGCcgatgaggaggaggaagaggagcagGAGgtggagggagaggaggaggaggaggaagaggttgCAAGGTCAGAGTCTGACGGGGGTCAGAGGTCACCGGTTGAGTCTGATGGAGGTCAAAGGTCGGAGCAAGAGGAGAGTGATTAG